From Pieris rapae chromosome 3, ilPieRapa1.1, whole genome shotgun sequence, a single genomic window includes:
- the LOC110993267 gene encoding alpha-tocopherol transfer protein, with translation MEFIPKDRILELHPDTLYQVRKEINLEKPGEMKRAVNILKEWIKQQPHFIKKDFPDFYLETSIVGTKGSIERAKKQFDKVCTMKTLMPQFFDTYDVRKELAIDLRKSIYLAMLPKLTKEHYRVIVTKVVDVFEDSSTYTKYFKFCLHMAEYAKSHDYVGSFRMIADLTDSNLMDCISKINLLEIRQVMSIFMDGYGMKIKGIHFITQSKAIDALLTIFKQVLKPKIAARMHVHKTRNELHKIIEKDVLPSDFGGNERSMKELFEEWVDILSTDEHKEYIKHINSAGTDESLRSKDKFNEDCAGLPGTFRLLTVD, from the exons ATGGAGTTCATACCGAAGGATAGAATATTGGAACTACATCCAGACACCTTGTACCag GTGCGCAAGGAAATTAACTTGGAGAAACCGGGTGAAATGAAACGTGCtgtgaatatattaaaagaatgGATAAAACAACAGccacattttataaaaaaagattttc ctgaTTTTTACCTCGAAACCTCAATAGTTGGCACAAAGGGGTCGATAGAAAGAGCAAAGAAACAATTCGACAAAGTCTGTACGATGAAGACTCTAATGCCACAATTTTTTGATACTTATGATGTAAGAAAAGAACTCGCAATTGACCTAAGGAAATCCAT ATACTTGGCGATGTTACCAAAACTAACGAAAGAACACTACAGAGTAATTGTAACAAAGGTTGTTGATGTATTTGAAGATTCAAGTacttatactaaatattttaaattttgtcttCAC ATGGCGGAATATGCAAAAAGTCATGACTATGTGGGTAGTTTTAGAATGATAGCAGATCTGACAGACTCCAACCTCATGGACTGCATATCCAAGATCAATCTACTTGAAATACGACAAGTCATGTCAATATTTATG GATGGATACGGTATGAAAATTAAAGGAATCCATTTCATAACACAAAGTAAAGCAATAGATGCCCttcttacaatttttaaacaggTCTTGAAGCCAAAAATCGCAGCTCGGATGCACGTCCACAAAACACGCAATgaattacataaaatcataGAGAAGGATGTGTTGCCATCAGACTTTGGCGGGAACGAACGATCTATGAAGGAGCTATttg AGGAGTGGGTGGATATTCTGTCAACGGATGAACATAAagaatacattaaacatataaacagTGCTGGGACTGATGAATCTTTAAGATCGAAAGACAAATTCAACGAGGACTGCGCAGGATTGCCTGGAACATTTAGATTATTAActgttgattaa